The Phoenix dactylifera cultivar Barhee BC4 chromosome 15, palm_55x_up_171113_PBpolish2nd_filt_p, whole genome shotgun sequence genome contains a region encoding:
- the LOC103707890 gene encoding protein ALTERED PHOSPHATE STARVATION RESPONSE 1-like — MGCSGSKPDRNKALTLCKERMQYIKQAIDSRYALSAAQLSYVRSLHNMGAALRQFVEAEILIKPSLASSEPDKSPSISSHASPSPSHIAEHVASPSHSSSPFSPRVSSISYMKAAAGSSMKVTVKSSCHFVDEESLTFPFPPPPPPEIGSSWDFFDPVDSLNKVGVQNGEHDITLDISRLMGLRQSKEEDMAPSIEEEAKFSRADEEMKWNGDNSERNSAIYLNSTSRKFDGGGRVMDHPHLVNGTGLEESADLAQKQICNGRGLKSDCSYVNGSAEALSGIASSELHSSKREKANLQEEPSRERKDASEFITRRAKDFLSSIKDIELYFTRAAESGHEISRMLETNKIRLSICSETIGKSSASLFLSAFLICCRAGNVSEHESAQLATKVITWSRTVSSRSSSSRNPLVSAPKDDTAESGSDFIEEFCMISGSHSSTLDRLFAWERKLYNEVKASESIRKVYDQKCNQLRHQFARDMNAQVIDKTRAAVKDLHSRVRVSIQAVESISRRIEKLRDEELQPQLIELVQGLIRMWRAMLENHHAQYIIISLAYHVKSPTAALQNEFYREALMHLRHEIICFQSSFVHWVDAHKSYVEALNTWIQKCILLPQERASRGRKVTFSPRRALAPPIVVLLRDWLAGIQTLPPAEVCDSIKSMASDLHSFFEQPIEERQAERRDEEVEIERKSELRENKGEEKCERDSKLCSFQTSLTRSFDRLTKFSEAIVKIYEDVKRENETARNAYADGRIR, encoded by the exons ATGGGTTGTTCGGGCTCGAAACCAGACCGGAACAAGGCGCTGACTCTCTGCAAAGAGCGCATGCAGTACATTAAACAAGCGATCGACTCGAGGTATGCTCTATCAGCAGCTCAACTTTCCTATGTCCGATCCCTCCACAATATGGGGGCTGCTTTAAGGCAGTTCGTCGAGGCTGAGATTTTGATCAAACCATCACTCGCGTCTTCGGAACCAGACAAAtctccctccatttcctctcaTGCTTCACCATCTCCTTCCCACATAGCGGAGCATGTTGCTTCACCATCACATAGCTCGAGTCCTTTCTCTCCTCGTGTATCCAGTATTAGTTACATGAAGGCAGCAGCGGGTAGTTCTATGAAGGTCACAGTTAAGTCATCCTGCCACTTTGTTGATGAGGAGTCGCTTACTTTTCCCTTCCCTCCACCACCACCCCCTGAAATTGGTTCCTCATGGGACTTCTTTGATCCCGTTGATTCATTAAACAAGGTTGGGGTCCAGAATGGCGAACATGATATAACCCTGGACATTAGCAGATTGATGGGCTTGAGACAGTCGAAGGAAGAAGATATGGCTCCTTCAATTGAAGAGGAAGCGAAGTTCTCTCGAGCAGATGAAGAAATGAAATGGAACGGGGATAATTCAGAGAGAAATTCTGCAATTTATCTGAACTCCACATCGCGCAAATTTGATGGTGGTGGAAGGGTGATGGATCATCCACATTTGGTGAATGGCACTGGCTTAGAGGAATCTGCTGATCTGGCACAAAAACAAATTTGCAATGGTAGAGGGCTAAAGTCTGATTGTAGCTATGTTAATGGATCAGCTGAGGCTTTGTCTGGAATTGCTTCATCTGAGCTACACAGTTCAAAGAGAGAGAAGGCTAACCTGCAGGAAGAACCATCCAGAGAAAGGAAGGATGCTTCAGAGTTCATCACTCGTAGGGCTAAAGATTTCCTCTCAAGCATAAAGGACATTGAACTCTATTTTACCAGGGCTGCAGAGTCTGGCCATGAgatttcaagaatgctggagACAAATAAGATTCGGCTCAGCATCTGCTCTGAGACAATAG GAAAATCTTCAGCTTCTCTATTTCTCTCAGCCTTCCTGATCTGTTGTAGGGCAGGGAATGTCTCAGAGCATG AATCTGCCCAGCTTGCAACAAAGGTCATTACTTGGAGCCGCACAGTCTCGTCACGATCATCATCATCTAGAAATCCTCTTGTATCGGCACCAAAAGATGACACTGCTGAAAGTGGTAGTGATTTTATTGAAGAGTTTTGCATGATATCTGGAAGCCATTCATCCACATTGGATAGACTATTTGCCTGGGAGAGAAAACTTTACAACGAAGTGAAG GCTAGTGAATCCATCAGAAAGGTATATGATCAGAAGTGCAACCAGCTAAGGCACCAATTTGCAAGGGATATGAATGCCCAAGTAATCGACAAAACTAGGGCTGCTGTGAAGGATCTCCATTCACGAGTAAGAGTATCCATTCAAGCAGTTGAATCAATATCTAGAAGAATTGAGAAGTTGAGAGATGAAGAATTGCAACCCCAACTTATAGAACTAGTACAAGG GTTGATCCGGATGTGGAGAGCTATGCTTGAAAACCACCATGCACAATATATCATCATCTCATTAGCCTACCATGTAAAAAGTCCAACCGCAGCACTACAAAATGAGTTCTACAGAGAGGCCTTGATGCACCTTAGACATGAAATTATTTGCTTTCAGTCTAGCTTTGTACATTGGGTTGACGCACATAAATCCTACGTGGAAGCTCTCAACACCTGGATTCAGAAGTGCATCTTGCTGCCTCAAGAGCGTGCCTCTAGGGGAAGGAAGGTAACCTTCTCCCCTCGCCGTGCCCTTGCTCCTCCAATAGTTGTCCTCTTGCGTGATTGGTTGGCAGGAATCCAGACACTCCCTCCAGCGGAGGTCTGTGATTCCATCAAAAGCATGGCCTCAGACCTGCATAGCTTCTTTGAGCAGCCAATAGAAGAAAGACAAGCAGAAAGGAGAGATGAAGAGGTGGAAATTGAGAGAAAATCTGAGCTCAGGGAGAACAAGGGAGAGGAGAAATGTGAGAGGGATTCAAAGTTGTGCAGTTTTCAGACTAGCTTGACAAGATCGTTTGATAGGTTGACAAAGTTTTCAGAGGCCATAGtgaaaatttatgaagatgtcaAACGGGAAAATGAGACGGCTCGGAATGCATATGCAGACGGTAGAATCAGGTAA